A window of the Citrus sinensis cultivar Valencia sweet orange chromosome 9, DVS_A1.0, whole genome shotgun sequence genome harbors these coding sequences:
- the LOC127899850 gene encoding probable glucan endo-1,3-beta-glucosidase BG3: protein MDVIALYNQNNIERMRLYDLNKEAPKALEGSNIEVMLGLPNNDLRRISSNQAEANTWDGHSPDKVANVVTETLEDEDDDDDNDYMEESDTELVSSEGDMSLNNENVMVVIQEATEPFG from the exons ATGGATGTCATAGCTCTCTACAACCAAAACAACATCGAAAGAATGAGACTTTATGATCTAAACAAAGAAGCACCCAAAGCTCTCGAAGGCTCCAACATTGAAGTCATGCTGGGCCTTCCCAACAATGACCTCCGAAGAATATCTTCCAATCAAGCTGAAGCAAACACTTGG GATGGCCATTCTCCTGATAAAGTGGCTAATGTTGTTACAGAGACATTAgaggatgaagatgatgacGATGACAATGATTATATGGAAGAAAGTGACACTGAACTGGTCTCGTCGGAGGGCGATATGTCCCTGAATAATGAGAATGTCATGGTAGTGATTCAAGAGGCTACTGAGCCATTTGGTTGA